From a single Daphnia pulex isolate KAP4 chromosome 2, ASM2113471v1 genomic region:
- the LOC124201067 gene encoding cytochrome b5-related protein-like yields MEKQFSSDGFRKYPSLRDHPLKTAAQWLAGRALDDGHDQLWRVGDNLYHLSAFVATHPGGSEWLEVTRGMDITEAFEYSHLSPHVRTVLAKYYVRPAGVARNSPYTFEPDGFYMTLKQRVHRHLSTRVSREEKEAAHRRITTIQDRIVATFFLLLIATAWTESYASAVLAGLVLMLNINCSHNFYHKKNNWRMYCWDLGLLSSYEWRITHALSHHGYTNTLWDFELSDFEPFADFRVHPKSFFKRYVIPLSVLTSSFIFFFAEAVKRIITIAIGQQRLRPENLLPLAELIFLCLLGCPFVQAVKLWLVVHGVSSYMFGVVGIIAAHHHPDMYHPGDGPFQYGNDWGLGQLDAVRDRRDVEGVLLAELTMYGNHILHHLFPTLDHGMLDLIRPVFKQTCLDFKLPAEWAQSTSPYNQWDLFWGVFQQLARTQPRPLSRSKSD; encoded by the coding sequence atggaaaaacaattttcaagtGACGGATTTCGCAAGTATCCATCGTTACGTGATCACCCACTCAAGACGGCCGCCCAGTGGTTGGCTGGGCGGGCGTTGGACGACGGTCACGACCAGCTGTGGCGTGTCGGCGACAATCTTTACCACCTGTCGGCCTTCGTTGCAACTCATCCGGGCGGGAGCGAGTGGCTGGAAGTGACGCGCGGAATGGACATCACCGAAGCCTTCGAGTACTCCCACTTGAGTCCCCACGTCCGCACTGTTTTGGCCAAGTATTACGTCCGGCCGGCCGGAGTCGCCCGCAACTCGCCGTACACTTTCGAGCCGGACGGTTTTTACATGACGCTCAAACAGCGCGTCCACCGCCACCTTTCCACTCGGGTGAGCCGGGAGGAGAAGGAGGCGGCCCACAGGAGGATCACCACCATCCAGGATCGAATCGTCGCCACTTTCTTCCTGCTGCTGATAGCCACGGCCTGGACCGAATCCTACGCGTCGGCCGTCCTGGCCGGCCTCGTCCTCATGCTCAACATCAACTGTTCGCACAATTTCTACCACAAGAAGAACAACTGGCGCATGTACTGCTGGGATCTGGGTCTCCTCTCCTCCTACGAGTGGCGCATCACTCACGCCCTCAGTCACCATGGTTACACCAACACCTTGTGGGATTTCGAACTCTCCGATTTCGAACCTTTCGCCGACTTTCGGGTCCACCCCAAGAGTTTTTTCAAGCGCTATGTGATCCCTCTGAGTGTACTCACGTCGtcgttcatcttcttcttcgccgaGGCCGTCAAACGGATCATCACCATAGCCATTGGCCAGCAGCGGTTGCGTCCGGAGAACTTGTTGCCGTTGGCTGAATTGATTTTCCTTTGCTTGCTGGGCTGCCCGTTCGTCCAGGCCGTCAAATTGTGGCTGGTTGTCCACGGGGTGAGCAGTTACATGTTCGGTGTTGTCGGCATCATCGCCGCCCATCACCATCCGGACATGTACCACCCCGGAGACGGCCCGTTCCAGTACGGCAACGACTGGGGACTAGGCCAGTTGGACGCCGTTCGCGATCGCAGAGATGTGGAAGGCGTCCTGCTGGCGGAATTGACCATGTACGGCAACCACATCCTCCATCATCTTTTCCCGACGCTGGATCATGGCATGCTGGACCTCATCCGGCCCGTCTTCAAGCAAACGTGCCTCGATTTCAAATTGCCCGCCGAGTGGGCCCAGTCAACCAGCCCCTACAATCAGTGGGATCTCTTTTGGGGAGTGTTCCAGCAGCTGGCCCGCACCCAACCTCGCCCTCTTTCCCGCTCTAAATCAGATTGA